A region of Colletotrichum higginsianum IMI 349063 chromosome 10, whole genome shotgun sequence DNA encodes the following proteins:
- a CDS encoding C6 zinc finger protein: MLSLSQHAGDLNFLDLELLHHYCNFTAQTLSENPLLREFWRINVVKLGLECDYVMRSILSLSALHIAYLSPERKDNLLEKSMAHHEMSSRAAVSLMQHVQDDNKAPLFIFSVLTIYIVLANSQYLHDASVASAEQSPDWIVLFCGTRYLVGEPNNNPLIAPIISRTVAQFQFREAPCHHTHLGDLEANINASERDDGLLAIYNYAINELYKSYGVFYESSEPQDIIDVFIWIAMVADDFLPLLRESRQKALVIFLHFCMLLRQLRSQWWLDVWASNLYAKTYELLDDEHRSWIRDPTMETTDICI; the protein is encoded by the exons ATGCTGTCTCTCTCACAACACGCCGGCGACTTGAACTTTCTCGATCTTGAGCTACTCCATCACTACTGTAACTTCACCGCCCAGACTCTGTCAGAGAATCCCCTCTTGCGCGAGTTTTGGCGCATAAACGTCGTAAAGCTGGGGCTTGAGTGCGACTATGTCATGCGGAGCATACTATCCCTATCGGCACTTCACATAGCATACTTGAGCCCGGAAAGGAAAGACAATCTGCTGGAAAAGTCCATGGCCCATCACGAGATGTCCTCGCGGGCGGCCGTCAGCTTGATGCAGCATGTTCAAGACGATAACAAGGCGCCGCTGTTCATTTTCTCGGTCTTGACCATTTACATTG TGCTGGCCAATTCTCAATACCTGCACGACGCGTCCGTGGCTTCCGCAGAACAGAGCCCCGACTGGATCGTGTTGTTCTGCGGGACAAGATACTTGGTCGGAGAACCGAACAACAATCCACTGATCGCACCCATCATCAGCCGGACGGTCGCGCAATTCCAGTTCAGAGAGGCCCCGTGCCACCACACTCATCTGGGGGACCTGGAAGCCAATATCAACGCGTCGGAGAGGGACGATGGGCTGTTGGCCATATACAACTATGCCATAAACGAGCTGTACAAATCATACGGAGTCTTCTACGAGAGCTCGGAGCCGCAAGATATCATTGATGTCTTTATTTGGATTGCCATGGTTGCCGACGACTTTCTGCCACTTCTGCGGGAGTCCAGACAGAAGGCCTTGGTGATTTTCCTGCATTTCTGCATGCTCCTACGGCAGCTTCGTAGCCAGTGGTGGCTGGACGTTTGGGCTAGCAATCTGTATGCGAAGACGTACGAATTGCTTGACGACGAGCATAGATCGTGGATTAGAGACCCAACAATGGAAACCACCGATATTTGCATTTAA
- a CDS encoding Rta1 domain-containing protein — translation MQAGVGSKPVLGAYDIGEKIIIILVFGLFIATIILFQSHITREPTAIPIDTMSRHPLRSVFRVIKRLQSNRGYLNSRETFLCLFYTVPMATIMLVFLVRRSGTEGFY, via the exons GGTCCTTGGAGCTTACGATATTGGCGAGAAGATCATTATC ATCCTCGTGTTTGGGCTTTTTATTGCCACGATAATCCTCTTTCAAAGCCATATCACCCGGGAACCCACCGCCATACCGATCGATACCATG TCTCGTCATCCTTTACGCAGCGTCTTCCGCGTCATCAAACGTCTGCAAAGCAACCGCGGCTATCTTAACTCACGCGAAACTTTTCTCTGCCTCTTCTATACGGTTCCTATGGCGACGATCATGCTGGTGTTCTTGGTCAG AAGATCTGGAACAGAAGGCTTCTATTAG